Below is a window of Candidatus Viadribacter manganicus DNA.
CATCCAAGCGGCCTTGGCGCAGTGGATCGTGATCCGCCAAGCAGGCGCGGGCGATACGCCGGAAGGCATCGTCGAACGTGCGGAGCAATATTTAGCGGCCGACCGCTTGGCCGACGCCATTCAAGAACTCAATCGCCTGCCCGCAGCGCCGAAGCGCGCTGCCCAGGCGTGGATAAATGACGCGCAGCGCAGGTTGGAAATCGACACGCGCATCGCGGCCATCCGCCAAGAATTGTCGCGGAGCTGATCAGCCATGTTGCGTGTCGCCTTCCTGCTCATCATCGCGGTGCTCGCGGCCCTGGTGTCGTGGCAGGTCATATCAACTGACCAGGGCACGGTCGAAATCACCTGGTTCGGCACCGAGATCACGACCAGCGCGCTGTTTGGCTTGCTGGTTCTGGTGCTGGCCGTCGCAGTAGCGCTGCCGTTACTGCGCTTGCTGATGTTCCTCATGGATGCGCCAGGACGACTCGGCAAAGTCAGCCAACGTGCGAAGGTGCGTCGCGGTCAGGAAGCCTTGGCGCTTGGCTTGATCGCGGCTGAAGCAGGCGAGTTCGAAGAAGCGCGCCGCCATGCGGACAAAGCCGAAGATCTGATCGACGAGCCGCGGCTTGCCCTGCTTTTGCAGGCGCGCGCAGCGGAGGTCAGCGGCGATACGGCGGCGGCGGAACGCGCTTATGCCGGCATGCTGCAGAACGAGGACACTGAAGTTCTGGGTCGCAAAGGCTTGATGGCGGCGGCCTTGAAGCGCGGCGATCGGGTCGCGGCGCGCGCACACGCGGAAGCAGCACTGAAAGCTTCAAAGACGGCGACGTGGCCGTTCCAATACGCGTTCGATCTCGCGGTCCAGCAAGGCGATTGGGAAAACGCAATCGAGACGCTCGATGCGGGCGATAAGCGCAAGCAGATCGAAGATAAGGTCGCCAAGCGCCGCCGCGCGGTGCTGATGAGCGCGCAATCGCAAAAGCTTGAGCGTGAGCGCCGTCCGGATAAGGCGGCGGAGATGGCGCAGAAGGCCTTCCGCATGGCGCCGGCATTTGCACCGGCCGGTGCAATGGCGGCGCGCCTGCTGGTCGGCGAAGGCAAGCCCGAGCGCGCCGCGGCCATCTTGGAAGAGGCCTGGGAAAACGGCCCGCACCCAGCTTTGGCGCATGCCTATCGCGACCTGGCGCCGGGTGAGACACGTGAAGCGCGGGCTGAGCGCATGCGCGCGTTCGCGGAACGGCGCCGTGACTCGCGCGAAACCAAAATCATCCTCGCCGAACTGGCGATGGAGCGTGGCGATTGGGGCGGCGCGCAAGCGGCGCTTGAGGACGCCTATCGCGAAAACCCCTCCTCGCGCATTTGCATCTTGTTCGCGCAAGTTGCGCGCGGACGCGGCGATGAGAACGCAGCTCGGACCTGGCTGGCGCAAGCGGCGGCGGCCCCGCGCGAAGCCGATTGGTCGGATCTCGATCCGGAAGGTCCGGCGTTTCTGTATGACGACAACGACTGGGCGCGTCTCGTTTACGCGTTCGGCGATGGCGGCATGCTGATTCACCCGCGCATGGAGCGTGGCGGCAACGACGTGCTTGGGCCCGTTATGGCGATGCCAACGGCGGTGCTGACGCCGCCAAAACCGGAACTTCGCGCCGAGCGCGCGCCGGACGACGTCGCCGAGGAAGTCGAAGAAATCCGCTAAGCGGCGTTGGCGTTTTGCCGGCGATGACGCAAGCTCGCTACGAGAGCTTGCGAGACCATGTGCGATAGCTTCGTTGCCCAGCCCCAGCGCACCGCCAATGGCGCGATGCTGTTCGCCAAGAATAGCGATCGCGAACGCAATGAAGCGCAGGCGCTGGAATTGGTGGCGGCGGCAGAGCACGCGTCCGATGCGAAGCTCTTATGCACCTACGGCGCACCAATGCGTGCCTGATCAGCCGACCGTGCTGGATGTGGGGCGCGGAAATGGGCGCCAACGAGCATGGCGTTGTCATTGGCAATGAGGCGATGCATGCGCTGGTTGCGCCCAGCGAGACGCCGGCGTTGACGGGCATGGACATCTTACGCTTAGGGCTCGAACGCGCGGCGAGTGCGGCGGAAGCGGTGGAGGTCATGACCTCGCTGCTCGAGGCGCACGGTCAGGGCGGCAATTGCGGCCATCGGCATGAGTTTTTCTATCAAAACGGCTTTCTGATCGCGGATGGGCGCGAAGCGTTTGTTCTTGAGACTGTCGGACGCTGGTGGGCGGTGGAGCGCGTCAGCGGTGAGCGGGCGCTATCGAACGCTTACAGTATCGGGCGCGGCTACGAGCAGATTAGCCGTGATCTGGCGCAGCATGCGCGCGCCAGTGGGTGGCTAGATAGCGATCACCGTTTCGATTTTGCAGCGCAATTTCTCAATCCGGAGCGAGATGAGGTGAGCTTTGGGCGCGGACGTTGTGCGCGCGGCGGGCAAATCTTGGCGGCGCATAAGGGCAAGCTAACGCCGCAGGCGATGATGGCGGTGCTGCGCGATCACGGCGAAGAGGGCCAAGCGCGAGGCTGGACGCCGGAGCAAACCAAGCGGCGTTCGATCTGCATGCATGCCGCAGAGGGTGCGCGACGCAGCCAAACGACCGCGTCGTGGGTGAGCGAGTGGACGCCTGATGGCGTGGTGCATTGGGTGACGGCGAGCGCCGCGCCGTGCCTCAGCATCTTCAAGCCGATCATCCTTGGCGTTGCAGCACCCGATAGCGGCCCTGCTCCGACGGACAAATTCTATCGGCGCGCGCGCTGGTGGCGGCACGAACTTTGGCACCGGGCCGCGCTCTGCGACTACGCCGAACAGGCCGCGAAGATCGCAGCAGAGCGCGATGGGCTGGGGCTTAAGTTCGCCACCGCGGTTCGCACGGCGATGAGTTCCACCGATCAGCTCAAAAAAGCCATCGCCGATTGCTGGCGCGAGGCCGACGAGGCTGAAGCCCGCTGGGCTGTGAGCGCGCACCACGACGGCTACGCACGCTGCGGCCAGGCCTATGCGGCGTCATGGGCGGAACATGATAAAGTGGGGATGGTGCGCCTACGTGACTCGCGCACATGAAGAATTCTCTGACATTTCTGCGCGTTGCTCCACCGAAGTCGCGCGCGATTTCCCAACGATATCCGCCGGAGCGAGACACTCTCGTAAGCCCTAAGACAAAGCGGCGGGGCCCTTTCGAGTCCCGCCGCAATTCTTGTGTGCGAACCTGCTTTTAACTTGGCGTCGGAGCGGGCGCCGCGGCCCCATCTGGCGCTGCGGCGGGTTGCGCCGCTGGCGCATTTTCTGAGGTGAGCGCTGGCGCCACTTCTGCTGGCGCCAAAGCTTCCAAGTGCACGACAAGCGGATTCGGCACGAGGTTCTGAGTTGCCCCAGAATTGGCGTCAACTGCTGCGCCGATAAGGCCACCAACCAGAACGTTTCCCGCCATGCCCAAACCACCGCCACTCGCGGTCGCGTGCGAGACGTTGGCAGTCACTTCTTGATAGCCCTCTTTTCGAATGAGCACCGTGAACTCGGCCTCGCGACTGATCCGGGCGAAGGTGCATGGCGTTGAATTGCATTCTTGGCCGGTACTCAAGCGCACATAGGCGCCGGACGGAATGGTCTCGACCACGAAGGCCGTAGTGGTGCCGCGGGTGATGGTTGCACAAGAAGCAAGCGCTAGCGCTGCCGTGAGCGCGACAGAAAGACGAAGCATGAAATTCCCCCCATAGATACGCTGACAAAACTAGGGGAACTGCGGTGAACCTGACAAGACGCTAGCTACCGCATTTGGCTTCGGTGGATCACAAAGTACGCAACGCTCCCCATCGCCCTCCAACGTGGAGCTAGCCCGTGTGCGAAATCGCACACAGCGCCGCTATGTAAGATCCACACACCTGGCGCCGCTTCCTTGCTCAGCGGGAGACGCGTCAGATCTCGCAGCTGGCCTTCACTCTCGGGTGCGGTCAATCACTTAGCGCGTGCAGCAACGTCGTGTTCTCGCGGGAAGCCGCGCCGAAACTTGATCCCCTTAGAGATCGGCGCCAACTCGACGTTTCGCGTGGCGCTCTTACCGGCCCCCATCGTCCCAGACAGGCTCGCCGAGGTTTACTCGCTCGGGTGGCACAAAGGCGCCAACACCGGCCCCTATGATGGCGCCGGGGACCGCGCCGATGCCGCCCAAGACTGCGCCTGTGCCCGCACCGATTGCGGCGCCTGAGGCAATGCGATCGCCCATTTGCGTGCCGCACGCGCAGAGCATCAGCGAAGCGCCAGCGGCAAGAGTAAATTTCATCATAAGGATTCTCCTTAGTGCGAACGTGGGCCAACTTTGATTGACGGGCCTCCACCGGTGCGTTCGGCGCAGTGCTAATTCATCACGGTCGCGGATTCTAGCTTTCTTACGCCGCGCAACAGCGGATGACCCGCCTCGCGAGCGCCGCCGCAGAGCTCGTGTCTTGGAGCTTGGCGATCGATCCCAGGGTGTTAGTCGCCTTCGGAGTCGTTCCAGCGCCCCGTCGTCGCTCGCGAATCGACTTAAGACGCTGGGAGCGACGTTGCGGCGAACTCTGCAAGGCACTCATCGGCCATCCGCATGAGCAACTGGTTCATCAGCGCTCCGTTGTTCGCCTCAAGTTCTTCCAACGTGGGTGCGTCGTCGGGCGTTTCTGGCATGGACTTCCTGCACTCGTACTGGGCAACTGCGCGACCGGTAGCCCCATCGATGATCTGGCTAGGGGTACTGAAGTCGATTCTGAATCGCCCCCAATTTGAGCTGAAATAGCGTTGCATCCGCATGTGCGTCTTTACGTCTACATAAAGCAGGTCGGAATTGATCGGGTAGTCAGTGCGTTCCGTCACGGCAGACATATCGCGTCTGTCGCCTACTGTTTGGATGCCATATCGCGACTGCAGTAAGGCGATCAGCTGCGTTTCAATGTGCGTCGCAGGATCAACCACACCGTGCTCTGAGGCGTAATTGCGCGCCGCTGAAGCCATAGCTAGCCCACCAATTGCTCCAAAAGCAGCGCTGCTCGCCCGCATAGGCGTCATGCCCGGGGCGGCCTGAGTAACAGCCACCAGCGTGCGATTTTGATACGCCCACATTCCGGCACTACAAGGCGGCGCACCAAAACGCGCAAAAATCATTACCAATCAATGCATTCGAGACGATTTGCGATGACCTGAGACAGTCTGCGAAATTGCTCGAAAGGAGGGAATGGTGCCGCCTACGTGACTCGAACACGTGACCCCCGCATTACGAATGCGGTGCTCTACCGGCTGAGCTAAGGCGGCGCCGGACGGCGGGCCAGAGGCCGCCGCGGAAGGGCGGTTTCCTACGCGTAGCCGGGCGGAGAGGCAAGGCCGGGCGGCTTTGGCTTGTAGGATGCGGCGGTCCGCCCCAGAAATTGGCCATGTCCGACCCGGCTTATGTGCCCTCCTCGATCGCCAGAGCGCGAAATATCGCCGATCTGCGCCGCATGGCGCGGCGGCGGCTGCCGCGCATGGTGTTCGATTACATCGATGGCGGCGCCGACGATGAGGTTTCTCTAGCGCGGAGCGTTTCGCGGTTTCGTGACCTCGAGCTCACTTGGGACGCACTGGCCGATGTATCGGAGGTCGATACATCGACAACGATCATGGGCGCGGCGTCCGCGTCGCCATTCTTCATTAGCCCTACGGCGACATCGCGCCTGTTTCATCCGCGCCAAGGCGAGCTTGCCGTAGCGCGGGCGGCGCACGCAGCGGGTGTGCCGTACGCATGCTCAACCTTGGCGTCGTCGAGTGTGGAAGATATCGCGGCGGCGAACCCGGGAACGAAGTGGTTCCAGGTTTATGTCTGGCGCGATCGCGCGCTGGTGAAAGAGATGCTGGCGCGCGCCAAGGCCGCCGGCTTTAGTGCAATTTTGCTGACCGTCGATGTGCCCGTCGCCGGCAATCGCGAGCGCGACGGCGCCAACGACTTCACCATCCCACCCAAGGTCACTTGGCGCACGGCGACGCAAGCCTTGGCCGCGCCTGGCTATCTTTGGGACCTGATGACCACGCCGGAGATCAGACCGGCAAACTTCGCGCACATACGCATTGATGGCGGACTGATCGGCTTCATCAACGCACAATTCGACCGCACCGTGACGTGGAAAGATGCGCAATGGTTGCGCGATAATTGGGATGGCAATCTTGCCATTAAGGGCATCTCGACGCCGGAAGATGCGCAGCGCTGCATTGGCATCGGGGCCAATGCGGTATGGGTATCGAACCACGGCGGCCGGCAGCTTGATACAGCGCCCGCTACTATCGACATGCTGCCGGGGATCGCAGAAGCCGTTGCAGACAAGGCGGAGATTATTCTCGACGGCGGTGTCCGGCGCGGCAGCGATGTCGTGAAGGCTTTGGCGCTTGGCGCGAACGCTGTCGCGGTCGGACGCGCCTATCTTTACGGGCTTGGCGCGGGAGGCGAACGCGGCGTGCGGCGCGCGCTTGAGATCTTGGATAGCGAATTGCGGCGCACGATGGCGCTCTGCGGGCGCGCCCGACTAAGCGGCCTGACGCGCGATCTGATTTTCAAAAAGACCCTGCCCTGAGGGCAGCGGGACTAGGAAGCAAGCCTCTGCTCGACCTTGTTCTTCACAAACTCAACGCCTTCAACTGTAGTCTCGAAGTCGTGGAGAACCTCGATGGCCTCGTCTGCTTCCATCATCGGCGTTGCAGCATCTGGGAAGCGGAAACGCCAGAATGAATCGATGTGACGGATGACGCCCACCGCTTCGCCGATGGGAATGAACAGCGATGGCGCTTTCAGGAGGAAATTCCGAAACGCGGAAGGCTGACCTTCGGCAAGCGCGGCGAACGCGACGCCATACTCAAGCAAAGTCTCGTCGACGCGCTTCAGAGCGAGCTGCATCTTCATCAGAATGTCGCGGCGCGTTTCGGCGAGTTGCTGACGCTCATCGGACGTAGCTTGCGTCACTCGCAAGCCGGCGAAGCGTGGCTTGAACTCGGCAAGGCCCGGACGGATCTCGTCCATCAGCCACTTGTAATAGAGGAAACCCTTCCAGGCGAAGACACCCTCGATGTATTCTTCGCCGGAGAGACGCAGCGTTTCGCGAAGCGGATCAAGCGTCTTGGCCGTCTCGTCCGTCATCAATTTATCGGCCAGGCGCTGCGAGAGACCACCGGCGTCGATACCGCCCGTCGCAAACGCGAGGCTGACGAGCTGGGCGATTTCCTTGCCGACGAACGCGCGCATACGCGTGATGTCGGCTTCGGCGATATCGAAATACGCGCGTGCCGGATGAATCCCCATGTGGCGCAGGCGTTCACGCAACAAGAACGGATCGAATGACGGCAGTGCCGCGAGAGCTTTCAAGAGCTCGGCGTCAGCGAGCAAATCAGTGTCGTTAGTATAACCGCCAACGGCGTCCTTTAGCAGGCGTTCGAAGCGCAGCTCATTGACCATGAAGCTGATGCCGCCGAGCTCAAGCTCTTGGGCGGCATACGGCAGAATGACTTTAGTCGCGGTCGTTGTTGGGCGCGTAAAGAGTTCGCGCTCGTGCGGACGAACCACGTGCTTCAAAATCAACGCGCGATTGAGGCGCGGATTTCGAAAGAGTGGCTTGTTCTTGTAATCGTCCGTGTCGCAGAAGCGCTCGAAGGCGAGCGCGAGGTTCAGCACGCGCGCAGTAGAACCGCTGGCGCGGATCAGCGATAAATCGCGTCGGCCGTCTTTCTGACGCACGGAAAACCTCCGCTACGCTTTTCCGGCGCCTGCATAAAATTTTGATTAACCTGGATTCGAATTTGTCGGAAAAGCGCGATCGGGAATTTGATCTGGCGCCACCCCACGCGGCATGACCTTGAGCACCGCACGCCAAAAAATCGGCAGCATAAGCAAGATGATGCCGAACTTGACCAAGTTCGCGTAAGGCAGCGCATCCAACGGCGTCGGGACAGCCACCAAAACGTACGCGAGCACGCCGAGGCCCAAGAGCGCGGAAATCAAAAGAAAGAAGTAACGCTTGGGCGTCTCGCCGATCAAAACCCGGCCCTTCGGATGGGTGACGGCCCAGCGCGCAATCGCGGCGCGGACAAACGGTGTGTAGCTGTCGGAGCGATCTTCGAATTCACGCGCGCCGCAATAATGGACGTTGTCGATGACGATCTTGCGCTCGTCTTTCGGCTGCAGTTCGAACACGTAGCGCCATGAACAAGCACGCACCGGGTCGTGCAGCAAACGCACGCTGGCGATGTCGGACCAGCGATAGCGTTTGTCGCGGCCAGAGCCGCCACGCGTCACAAGCGCGTCGTCCTCGACACGCCACTCGCGTTCGCTTCTCGAAATCGCGCCGCCGCGCCTGCGATAGATGACCGGTTCAGCCATTGCCGTCTGCAAAGTGTGCGCTGCCGGCGCTCCAAAGGAGAAGCTGACGCACCCAATAGGAATAATTCAACCGCCAGCAAGCCATCCGGTTTCCACCCGTGACATCGGCCGCACCATACGCCAAGCGCGCGAGCCAAGGCTACGTTCGGCGTTAGGTCACGCCGCCGCGTGTTTGTGTCCAGTTTCACAGGAGGGAATGGCGCACCCGAAGGGATTCGAACCCCCGACCCCTGCCTTCGGAGGGCAGTGCTCTATCCAGCTGAGCTACGGGTGCGTGCTGGCGCGGGCTAGGCCCGAGCGGGCGACACCTCTAGCCGAGCTTCTCCGGAAACGCGAGCCCTACTCCGCCGGCGGGCGGACGATCCGGCCTTGCAGGTTCGACTGGACCTCGCGGGCGTCGAACGCGTCGGCCTGGTTGGCGGGCTTGGCGCCGTTGAACATGGCGATTTCGGCGATGGCCTCGTAACGGGTCACTTCGCGGTACCGCGACGGTTCATCCCAGAAGGGATCGTACCAAGGCGACCAG
It encodes the following:
- a CDS encoding alpha-hydroxy acid oxidase, whose amino-acid sequence is MSDPAYVPSSIARARNIADLRRMARRRLPRMVFDYIDGGADDEVSLARSVSRFRDLELTWDALADVSEVDTSTTIMGAASASPFFISPTATSRLFHPRQGELAVARAAHAAGVPYACSTLASSSVEDIAAANPGTKWFQVYVWRDRALVKEMLARAKAAGFSAILLTVDVPVAGNRERDGANDFTIPPKVTWRTATQALAAPGYLWDLMTTPEIRPANFAHIRIDGGLIGFINAQFDRTVTWKDAQWLRDNWDGNLAIKGISTPEDAQRCIGIGANAVWVSNHGGRQLDTAPATIDMLPGIAEAVADKAEIILDGGVRRGSDVVKALALGANAVAVGRAYLYGLGAGGERGVRRALEILDSELRRTMALCGRARLSGLTRDLIFKKTLP
- a CDS encoding heme biosynthesis HemY N-terminal domain-containing protein: MLRVAFLLIIAVLAALVSWQVISTDQGTVEITWFGTEITTSALFGLLVLVLAVAVALPLLRLLMFLMDAPGRLGKVSQRAKVRRGQEALALGLIAAEAGEFEEARRHADKAEDLIDEPRLALLLQARAAEVSGDTAAAERAYAGMLQNEDTEVLGRKGLMAAALKRGDRVAARAHAEAALKASKTATWPFQYAFDLAVQQGDWENAIETLDAGDKRKQIEDKVAKRRRAVLMSAQSQKLERERRPDKAAEMAQKAFRMAPAFAPAGAMAARLLVGEGKPERAAAILEEAWENGPHPALAHAYRDLAPGETREARAERMRAFAERRRDSRETKIILAELAMERGDWGGAQAALEDAYRENPSSRICILFAQVARGRGDENAARTWLAQAAAAPREADWSDLDPEGPAFLYDDNDWARLVYAFGDGGMLIHPRMERGGNDVLGPVMAMPTAVLTPPKPELRAERAPDDVAEEVEEIR
- a CDS encoding C69 family dipeptidase translates to MGANEHGVVIGNEAMHALVAPSETPALTGMDILRLGLERAASAAEAVEVMTSLLEAHGQGGNCGHRHEFFYQNGFLIADGREAFVLETVGRWWAVERVSGERALSNAYSIGRGYEQISRDLAQHARASGWLDSDHRFDFAAQFLNPERDEVSFGRGRCARGGQILAAHKGKLTPQAMMAVLRDHGEEGQARGWTPEQTKRRSICMHAAEGARRSQTTASWVSEWTPDGVVHWVTASAAPCLSIFKPIILGVAAPDSGPAPTDKFYRRARWWRHELWHRAALCDYAEQAAKIAAERDGLGLKFATAVRTAMSSTDQLKKAIADCWREADEAEARWAVSAHHDGYARCGQAYAASWAEHDKVGMVRLRDSRT